One window of Helicoverpa zea isolate HzStark_Cry1AcR chromosome 12, ilHelZeax1.1, whole genome shotgun sequence genomic DNA carries:
- the LOC124634844 gene encoding uncharacterized protein LOC124634844 has product MFRRCILLLLFCVCVRSIREKDIFELSADDIIAQELGDVYEARALLNSLAVHDNRTESTVEPVKLNANKTKSNKTQSTTVKMPMATIPPEIEKPKYINTTLRELKKRRLQRQIEKILNTEPTPVSNYLAGAGDPTVLTRRFDHMVAQFKMKDPETRREIYDSKEQHWPKIWAKRILWKLQEHFVYEVRYKLIYPQQLRKKYISNLKYKLGFLFGLLRQLKNQQKWVYWAFRVHHTRLSAIYFSFKMFEKLARLDVDIRDVIELIKKTEYKINIRKDPEFYEKEVV; this is encoded by the exons ATGTTCAGGAGATgcatattgttattattgttct GTGTGTGCGTAAGATCAATACGCGAAAAAGACATCTTTGAATTAAGTGCAGACGACATAATCGCGCAAGAACTCGGCGATGTGTACGAAGCACGAGCTTTACTGAATAGCCTGGCTGTTCACGACAACCGTACGGAATCTACAGTTGAACCGGTCAAGCTAAACGCCAACAAAACCAAATCTAACAAGACACAATCGACAACAGTAAAAATGCCCATGGCTACAATCCCACCAGAAATAGAAAaaccaaaatatattaatacaaCACTAAGAGAATTGAAAAAACGCCGCTTGCAGagacaaattgaaaaaatattgaacacaGAGCCAACACCGGTGTCCAACTACCTGGCCGGTGCGGGTGACCCGACAGTACTGACTCGTAGGTTCGATCACATGGTTGCTCAATTCAAGATGAAAGACCCAGAAACCCGAAGAGAAATCTATGACTCAAAGGAACAACACTGGCCAAAAATTTGGGCAAAAAGAATATTATGGAAACTTCAGGAGCATTTTGTGTACGAAGTacgttacaaattaatttacccCCAGcagctaagaaaaaaatacatctcAAACCTCAAGTACAAACTAGGATTTTTATTCGGACTGTTGAGGCAGCTCAAAAATCAGCAAAAATGGGTGTATTGGGCGTTTCGGGTTCATCATACCAGACTTTCCGCAatttacttttcttttaaaatgtttgaaaaacttGCGAGATTAGATGTTGACATAAGAGATGTGATTGAATTAATTAAGAAGACAGAATATAAGATAAATATACGGAAAGACCCTGAGTTCTACGAGAAAGAAGTGGTCTAA